From the Carya illinoinensis cultivar Pawnee chromosome 4, C.illinoinensisPawnee_v1, whole genome shotgun sequence genome, one window contains:
- the LOC122306215 gene encoding uncharacterized protein LOC122306215, with amino-acid sequence MYKMNWDAALNQSRGLIGIGGLIRDSKGQVLGFLRAKRSLIVSPFVAEAYAMMMAVLFYKEAGFQTIIFEGDSLQVVERMHKSKGDWSQGGLIIEDTKKVLEDFVSWKFSHTKRDSNMAAHELAKNALLSDQDLYVLEEIPSCIRHVVQLKVL; translated from the coding sequence ATGTACAAGATGAATTGGGATGCTGCTCTTAACCAATCCAGGGGCCTAATTGGAATTGGAGGACTAATAAGAGACAGTAAGGGACAAGTTCTAGGATTTCTCAGAGCAAAAAGAAGCCTCATAGTATCCCCTTTTGTAGCAGAAGCATATGCCATGATGATGGCAGTCCTTTTCTATAAAGAGGCTGGTTTCCAGACCATCATATTCGAAGGAGACTCACTGCAGGTTGTAGAAAGGATGCATAAGTCAAAAGGTGATTGGAGTCAGGGTGGTTTAATAATTGAAGACACAAAAAAGGTGCTAGAAGACTTTGTTTCTTGGAAATTTAGCCATACCAAGAGGGATTCTAACATGGCAGCACACGAATTAGCCAAGAATGCCCTCTTGAGTGATCAAGATCTCTATGTGTTAGAGGAGATTCCTAGTTGTATTAGACATGTAGTTCAGCTAAAAGTTTTGTAA
- the LOC122306924 gene encoding wall-associated receptor kinase-like 10 produces MLFIIIGVNTSLGVLFLIFGGWWLYKVIKKRMMIKHKKKFFKKNGGLLLQQQLSRNNEVNVESPKLFNLEELEKATDHFSVYRIIGHGGQGTVYKGMLADGRIVAIKKSMVIDEEKLQAFINEVVILSQIHHKNVVVLLGCCLETEVPLLVYEFIPNGTLAQYLNGQNEEFPLTWDMRLRIAIEVAKALFYLHSKVSSPIYHRDIKLTNILLDEKYRAKVADFGISRSVAVEQTHLSTLVQGTIGYVDPEYIQSGQFTDKSDVYSFGVVLAELLTGEKAISSTGMRGSKSLATFFVSSMEGNNLFGILDNQVLKETKKTKKIIAVANLAKRCLNSEGKKRPTMREVAMELEANQMSHKHSKKNPINWHYLRHFLMRRVNI; encoded by the exons ATGCTTTTCATAATCATAG GTGTTAACACAAGCCTTGGTgtattatttctaattttcgGTGGATGGTGGTTATACAAAGtgataaagaaaagaatgaTGATTAAACACAAGAAgaaattcttcaaaaaaaatGGTGGATTACTACTACAGCAGCAACTATCTAGAAACAACGAAGTTAATGTTGAGAGTCCCAAATTGTTCAATTTAGAGGAATTGGAGAAGGCCACTGATCATTTTAGTGTGTATAGAATAATTGGACATGGTGGACAAGGCACTGTTTACAAAGGTATGTTGGCAGATGGAAGGATTGTTGCAATAAAAAAATCCATGgtaatagatgaagaaaaacTTCAAGCATTCATAAATGAAGTCGTGATTCTTTCACAAATTCATCACAAGAATGTGGTTGTGCTACTTGGTTGTTGTTTAGAAACTGAAGTTCCGCTTCTAGTTTATGAATTCATTCCTAATGGAACTCTTGCCCAATATCTCAATGGCCAAAATGAGGAGTTTCCACTAACATGGGATATGCGTTTACGAATTGCTATAGAAGTTGCAAAAGCTCTTTTCTATTTGCATTCAAAAGTTTCTTCACCCATTTACCATCGCGACATTAAGCTTACAAACATCCTCTTGGATGAGAAGTATAGAGCGAAAGTAGCAGATTTCGGGATTTCAAGATCTGTTGCCGTTGAACAAACTCACCTAAGCACACTAGTACAGGGAACTATTGGATATGTAGACCCTGAGTATATTCAGTCAGGCCAGTTTACAGATAAGAGtgatgtttatagttttggtgTTGTTCTTGCTGAGCTCTTAACCGGAGAAAAAGCTATTTCATCAACAGGAATGAGAGGGTCCAAAAGTTTAGCTACCTTTTTTGTTAGTTCGATGGAAGGGAACAATTTATTTGGCATCCTTGACAATCAAGTTttgaaggaaacaaaaaaaacaaaaaaaatcattgcgGTTGCAAACCTTGCAAAAAGATGCTTGAACTCAGAAGGAAAGAAACGACCTACAATGAGAGAAGTTGCAATGGAATTGGAGGCCAACCAAATGTCGCATAAACACtccaaaaaaaacccaattaACTGGCACTATTTACGGCATTTTTTGATGCGACGGGTAAATATATGA